The Pirellulales bacterium DNA window AGCGAAAGACACTTGGTCCAACCCCCTGGAACGCGTGCGGCGGGCGAGCAAATTAATTACACGAGCCAGAGGGGTCCGCCTTGACCCAAGTTCGCCAACTTGTTGTTCGCCAGTTTGGGAACAAAAAACTGGCCTTGTCGTCCCTGACCGTGGGGCGATTATAGGCGCGCCCTAGGCGCGGGTCAACGGCGGAAAATCGCGGCAACTTTGGGCAAAACAGGTGACTTGGACTCGACCGAAAACCAACTTCTCCGCAAGCCCCTCTCCTCTTGCGGCAGAGAGCAGGGTGAGGGGTTCAAAAAACGGAAGTCATTTTTCGGTCCAGACTTCGAGCAAGGAATTGCCTTGCCCTGGCAGCCTGCCGCCGCATGCCACGATTGGGCGAATGGAGCGACGGTCGAACACCTTCCTGAAACGACCTGTTGTGGCCGATCTCGAATCGATGATTAAGTGTCACGCTTGCGATTCGTAGAGTTGCTTGTCAGGATATTCGTCTTCGCTAAATGGTGTCGTGCGGTCAATCCACTTTTCTCACCACGCCGACCACCACCCCTAGCACCCGCGCATCCTTTACATAGATCGGCTTCATCGTCGGGTTGGCGGGCTCCAGGCGAATGCGGTTGGCTTCCGGAAACCAGCGCTTGAGCGTGGCTTCGCCGTCCTCGGTTTGCGCGACCACGATCTGGCCCGGATGGGCCGTGCGCTGCTTGTGCACGACCACATAATCGCCATCCGCGATTTGGGCGTCGATCATCGATTCGCCGCTCACTTCCAGCACGAACAGATTTTTCTTGCTGAACATGGCCTCGAAATCGACCCGTTCGTTTTGCTCGATGGCTTCGTGTAGCACGCCGGCCGCGACCCGTCCGGCAAGCGGCAGCCCGCGCTGATCGATGGGTTCGGCCACGAGCTGAATCGCTCGCGACATGTTCGGCTCGCGGGTAATGAGTCCCTTCTTTTCGAGTGCCTTGAGATGGCACATCACGCCGTTCGGCGAGCTGATCTGGAATTGGTCGCCGATTTCGCGCACGGTCGGGCCGTAGCCCCGGTTGCGAATCTTGTCGCGGATGAATTCATAGACGGCCCGTTGCCGCTTGGTGAGCCGATCCAGTTCGATCATTGCCGCACCTGGTTGAAAGGGAGATTGTTTCAATTCAAAATACGCGGAGCAAGCCGCGGCCTGTGGAGTTAAGAACGAGGCGTCAACGACGATGTCATTTTGGGCAGTCGAGCAACAATGCCCGACTGAAGACAAATTTAATATACGGTTGTTCAGAGTCAATAGCGTCTGTACAGTTTTTTCGGACGAGGTGGGTGCTAGCACGGCCCAATGCCGGGGCCTCTGAGGGGGTTCAAGTACGCGCGAAACCGCAAGCGGGCTGCCAAGCCGGTGGCGGATTGAAGCGCGCTTGCGGTTTCGCGCGTGGGCCCCCCTGGGGGCTTTTGCAGACGCATTATTATTGTCTCGGATCGCCGGGCGCCGGCCGAGACGGCTCGCCTTGACCCACTTGCCGCATCGCTATAAACTTTGATGTACGAAAAAGTTACGCCCTCGTTATACAGCGCGCCGGCGGAGATCGATCGAGATCGCCCC harbors:
- the lexA gene encoding transcriptional repressor LexA → MIELDRLTKRQRAVYEFIRDKIRNRGYGPTVREIGDQFQISSPNGVMCHLKALEKKGLITREPNMSRAIQLVAEPIDQRGLPLAGRVAAGVLHEAIEQNERVDFEAMFSKKNLFVLEVSGESMIDAQIADGDYVVVHKQRTAHPGQIVVAQTEDGEATLKRWFPEANRIRLEPANPTMKPIYVKDARVLGVVVGVVRKVD